A genomic segment from Bremerella cremea encodes:
- a CDS encoding esterase/lipase family protein: MQENVILIHGIGSFSLLLRPYARYLRSKSFQARCWGYRSFGATVTDDAAQLREVLAPLAAAEQPTHFVTHSMGGIVLRAALAGMTWRNPGRLVMLAPPNHGAHSARLAAFLLRWPVPALVDISDTPDSLVQSLPEPTQFETGIISGQRDLLVARASTPLGCQRDHILVACGHNMLMFHPTGMRETLHFLQHGQFSPDAKRAAGMPTQSRSHRTNP, encoded by the coding sequence ATGCAGGAAAACGTTATTTTAATTCACGGGATCGGGTCGTTCTCGCTTTTGCTGCGACCTTACGCGCGTTACTTGCGGTCGAAGTCGTTTCAGGCTCGCTGCTGGGGGTACCGCTCGTTCGGCGCGACCGTCACGGACGACGCCGCGCAGCTTCGCGAAGTGCTGGCCCCTTTGGCCGCAGCCGAACAGCCGACGCACTTCGTCACCCACAGCATGGGCGGAATCGTGCTGCGCGCGGCGCTGGCCGGGATGACTTGGCGAAACCCAGGCCGCCTGGTGATGCTTGCCCCGCCCAATCATGGAGCTCACTCCGCGCGGCTGGCAGCTTTTCTGCTGCGCTGGCCGGTGCCTGCTTTGGTCGATATCTCGGACACGCCCGACAGCTTGGTGCAATCGCTGCCTGAGCCAACCCAATTTGAAACCGGCATCATCTCTGGCCAACGCGATTTACTGGTCGCCCGTGCCAGCACGCCCCTGGGCTGCCAACGCGATCACATCCTGGTTGCGTGCGGCCACAACATGCTCATGTTCCACCCCACCGGCATGCGCGAGACGTTGCACTTCCTACAACATGGCCAATTTTCGCCCGATGCCAAACGGGCAGCAGGAATGCCTACGCAATCGAGATCTCATCGTACGAATCCATAA
- a CDS encoding SGNH/GDSL hydrolase family protein: protein MRTTRLLATTFGLFTLLITGTLLAQSKPSLGDIDPDMKADKPAADGLVWHDVTEWGVEGRILPDQPRDRWFDRFPKSANGHVTPAVWNLSRDSAGMMVRFKTDATEIHVHYKLMDANLAMPHMPATGVSGIDLYARDTDGKWKWVMVTKPNKQEMKTAIIKGLAPGMREYAAYLPLYNGVEFVQIGVKPGAKFEGLAPREKPIVFYGTSITHGACASRPGMVHTAILGRWFDRPVVNLGFSGNGKMDKEVGDYLVQLDPAAYVIDCLPNMNAAAVTERCVPLVKQLRAARPDTPIILVEDRRNTNDWILPARHEHHTQNHAALKAAYEELKKAGIQHLAYIEGDTLYGDDTEGATDASHASDLGFMRQAEAFKPVLETMLGESK from the coding sequence ATGCGAACGACTCGCCTGCTGGCCACCACATTTGGCCTCTTCACGCTGCTGATTACCGGGACTCTGCTGGCCCAAAGCAAACCGAGCTTGGGCGATATCGACCCAGACATGAAAGCGGACAAGCCTGCCGCAGACGGGCTCGTTTGGCACGACGTTACCGAGTGGGGCGTCGAAGGCCGCATCTTGCCCGACCAACCGCGCGATCGCTGGTTCGATCGTTTCCCCAAGTCAGCCAACGGACACGTCACGCCGGCGGTGTGGAACCTGAGCCGCGATAGCGCCGGCATGATGGTCCGCTTCAAGACCGACGCCACTGAAATCCACGTTCATTACAAGTTGATGGATGCCAACCTGGCGATGCCTCACATGCCTGCCACCGGGGTGAGCGGTATCGATTTGTATGCCCGCGACACCGATGGCAAGTGGAAGTGGGTGATGGTGACCAAACCGAATAAGCAAGAAATGAAAACCGCCATCATCAAAGGCCTGGCCCCTGGCATGCGCGAGTACGCCGCTTACTTGCCGCTGTACAACGGGGTGGAATTCGTCCAGATCGGCGTGAAGCCTGGGGCGAAGTTTGAAGGACTTGCCCCGCGCGAAAAGCCGATCGTGTTCTACGGAACCAGCATCACGCATGGGGCGTGTGCCAGCCGCCCTGGCATGGTCCACACAGCCATCTTAGGACGCTGGTTCGATCGTCCTGTCGTCAATCTTGGCTTCAGTGGCAACGGCAAGATGGACAAAGAAGTGGGGGATTACCTGGTTCAGCTCGACCCGGCTGCCTATGTGATCGATTGTCTGCCAAACATGAACGCCGCCGCCGTAACCGAACGCTGCGTGCCGCTGGTCAAACAGCTTCGCGCTGCCCGGCCAGATACGCCCATCATTCTGGTCGAGGACCGCCGCAACACGAACGACTGGATCTTGCCGGCCCGGCACGAACATCACACGCAAAATCACGCCGCTTTGAAAGCCGCTTACGAAGAGCTGAAAAAAGCAGGCATTCAGCACCTGGCCTACATCGAAGGGGACACCCTGTACGGTGACGACACCGAAGGCGCCACCGACGCCTCGCACGCCAGCGACTTAGGCTTCATGCGGCAAGCAGAAGCGTTTAAGCCAGTGCTAGAAACGATGCTCGGGGAAAGCAAGTAA
- a CDS encoding leucine-rich repeat domain-containing protein, with translation MRAKADDIPRSDQEVINYLEGQHAGLNYREIEGRVELVGVSIVARPVTNADVSKYIIQLKHLEELDLGGTRITDTALAKIAELPTIKKFSCWGCKITDVGVREIAKLENLEELNLWHTQVTDSGFSQLKSLKQLKVLNVSRTSLTDRGLESFSELNQLQYLDVSGTKITDAGLSHLAPLKNLESLWLLETNVRGQGFRSLSSLEKLKDLRCDYSEIDDEGMRHIAQFKSMESLFLGHTAITNEGIKFLADSKQLRALRINGTNVGNEGIAHIAKLKGLRTLMLSKTKVDDEGIKNIKAFEDLEYLYLDSTTITDASVQFLQPFKKLKSLNLSSTKITAASLASLKEMEALQSISIFDTELEKLGEAELQSELPGIKISRHRPFLN, from the coding sequence ATGCGTGCCAAAGCAGACGACATTCCTCGTTCAGACCAGGAAGTAATCAATTACCTGGAAGGCCAACACGCGGGCTTAAATTATCGGGAAATTGAAGGTCGCGTCGAGCTAGTTGGAGTGTCTATCGTTGCTCGCCCGGTTACGAATGCAGATGTCTCGAAGTACATCATTCAGTTGAAGCATTTAGAAGAGCTTGACCTCGGCGGCACCAGAATTACTGACACCGCTTTGGCTAAAATCGCGGAGCTACCGACGATCAAAAAATTTAGTTGCTGGGGATGTAAAATAACGGATGTTGGTGTCCGAGAAATTGCAAAATTGGAGAACCTAGAAGAGCTTAATCTTTGGCATACCCAGGTGACAGATTCCGGCTTTAGCCAGCTTAAGTCCTTGAAACAATTGAAAGTTCTTAATGTCTCTAGGACATCGCTTACTGATCGTGGGCTGGAGTCGTTTTCTGAATTGAATCAACTGCAGTATCTCGATGTGAGTGGGACGAAAATTACCGACGCAGGATTGAGTCATCTGGCCCCATTAAAGAATCTTGAATCGCTTTGGCTACTTGAAACGAACGTTCGAGGTCAAGGTTTTCGCTCATTAAGTTCTCTGGAAAAGCTCAAGGACTTGCGGTGTGATTATTCTGAAATCGACGACGAAGGGATGAGGCACATTGCACAGTTCAAATCCATGGAATCCCTGTTTCTTGGCCATACCGCGATTACAAACGAAGGCATAAAGTTCTTGGCTGATTCAAAGCAATTGCGGGCACTACGAATCAATGGCACCAACGTCGGAAACGAAGGGATAGCACACATAGCAAAGCTGAAAGGCTTGAGAACACTGATGCTTAGCAAAACAAAAGTCGACGACGAAGGAATCAAAAACATAAAAGCATTCGAAGACCTTGAATACCTTTATCTTGATTCAACGACAATCACCGACGCATCCGTCCAGTTCTTACAGCCATTCAAAAAGCTAAAAAGCCTCAATCTGTCGTCTACTAAAATAACCGCAGCGTCACTGGCAAGCCTCAAAGAAATGGAGGCCCTTCAAAGTATTAGTATCTTCGACACCGAATTGGAAAAGCTTGGCGAGGCTGAGCTGCAAAGTGAATTGCCCGGTATAAAGATTTCAAGACATCGCCCATTTTTGAACTGA
- a CDS encoding TIGR00266 family protein — protein MQSHEVDYEIFGDSMQLVEVELDPGETVIAEAGAMCYMEEGIQFDTKMGDGSTPSQGFFGSLMQAGGRMLTGESIFITHFTNRGSGKKRVSFAAPFPGKIVPIDLAKVNGRIICQKDSFLCAALGTKLSVAFNKRLGTGFFGGEGFIMQRVEGDGMAFVHACGTIIKKELQGETLRVDTGCLVGFTDGIDYNIERAGNLKSMVFGGEGLFLATLRGHGTVLLQSLPFSRMADRIVQHAPSAGGKSQGQGSVLGGLGNLFGD, from the coding sequence ATGCAGTCTCATGAAGTTGACTACGAAATTTTTGGCGATTCCATGCAATTGGTCGAAGTGGAACTCGACCCTGGCGAGACCGTCATCGCCGAAGCAGGCGCAATGTGCTACATGGAAGAAGGGATTCAATTCGACACGAAGATGGGGGACGGTTCGACGCCTAGCCAAGGTTTCTTTGGCAGCTTAATGCAAGCTGGCGGGCGAATGCTGACCGGCGAATCGATCTTCATCACTCACTTTACCAATCGCGGCAGCGGCAAGAAGCGCGTTTCGTTTGCGGCGCCTTTCCCAGGCAAGATCGTGCCGATCGATCTTGCGAAAGTCAACGGACGCATCATCTGCCAAAAAGATTCGTTCCTGTGCGCGGCGTTGGGCACCAAGCTGTCGGTGGCCTTCAACAAACGGCTCGGCACTGGCTTCTTCGGCGGCGAAGGGTTCATCATGCAGCGAGTCGAAGGAGACGGCATGGCCTTCGTGCATGCTTGCGGCACGATCATCAAGAAGGAACTGCAAGGCGAAACGCTCCGCGTCGATACCGGCTGCCTCGTCGGCTTCACCGACGGCATCGACTACAACATCGAGCGAGCTGGCAACTTGAAAAGCATGGTCTTCGGCGGTGAAGGCCTGTTCCTGGCGACCCTCCGCGGGCACGGAACCGTCCTGCTGCAAAGCCTCCCCTTCAGCCGCATGGCCGACCGCATCGTCCAACACGCCCCATCCGCCGGAGGCAAAAGCCAAGGCCAAGGCTCCGTCCTCGGCGGCTTAGGCAACTTGTTCGGCGACTAA
- a CDS encoding protein disulfide isomerase family protein, translating into MPALRQIVLSLLAATLLSTTLFAQTPAVERPLVTLDQALAGVRWQGRVPSQATIGDKTPIVLVYATWCPKCNVWTPELFAQLAESIKDQPVILFAVNADETVRGVDYALQRKLVGPNIFHGDDPNIVARMGFQSELFNYSIFQDGQQTNRKQAGGYYNLENGQKEFALSRQIKTGLEGKFSFLTDKTSDALKQVLWPLELGSNLDERSLLAMRKKMDEPLANEFNSAISDFLDGQVKEIADSRKGTVPQQIKGYEMAEAIATNFKSTPQGRACRGLLDKLEEDKAFQEELTAKKLYDQAMQKGTTPVTLRRMMGRASSRFPEAYYGKEAQKVIDSVQ; encoded by the coding sequence ATGCCAGCTCTTCGCCAGATTGTGCTTAGCCTACTCGCCGCCACTTTGCTTTCGACAACCCTCTTCGCCCAGACCCCAGCGGTCGAGCGCCCTTTGGTTACGCTCGATCAGGCTTTGGCAGGCGTCCGCTGGCAAGGGCGGGTTCCTTCGCAGGCCACGATCGGCGACAAAACGCCAATCGTGTTGGTTTATGCCACATGGTGCCCGAAGTGCAACGTTTGGACCCCAGAGCTATTCGCCCAGTTGGCCGAGTCGATCAAAGATCAGCCGGTCATCTTGTTCGCGGTGAACGCAGACGAAACGGTCCGCGGGGTCGACTACGCCCTGCAGCGAAAACTAGTCGGGCCGAACATCTTCCACGGCGACGACCCGAACATTGTGGCGCGGATGGGTTTTCAAAGCGAACTGTTCAACTACTCGATTTTCCAAGATGGCCAACAAACCAACCGGAAACAGGCCGGCGGTTATTACAACTTAGAGAACGGCCAGAAAGAGTTCGCCTTAAGTCGACAAATTAAGACTGGGCTGGAAGGGAAGTTCTCGTTTCTGACCGACAAGACGTCCGACGCCCTGAAACAGGTGCTGTGGCCGCTGGAACTGGGAAGCAACCTCGACGAACGATCGCTGCTGGCGATGCGGAAGAAGATGGATGAACCGCTGGCCAACGAGTTCAACTCGGCCATTAGTGATTTCCTTGATGGACAAGTGAAAGAGATCGCCGATTCACGCAAGGGGACCGTTCCGCAGCAAATCAAAGGGTACGAAATGGCGGAGGCCATCGCCACTAATTTCAAATCGACCCCCCAAGGCCGAGCCTGTCGCGGGCTGCTCGACAAGCTGGAAGAAGACAAAGCGTTTCAAGAAGAGCTAACCGCCAAAAAGCTGTACGACCAAGCCATGCAAAAAGGGACAACTCCAGTTACCCTCCGCCGCATGATGGGCCGCGCCTCAAGCCGCTTCCCCGAGGCCTACTATGGGAAAGAAGCCCAAAAGGTCATCGACTCGGTCCAGTAA